From the Lactuca sativa cultivar Salinas chromosome 9, Lsat_Salinas_v11, whole genome shotgun sequence genome, the window TGAATTGGGCCGGCCTAAGGCCTAACCTAATTCCCtttgacctaattgtcccctataaatagaatagcACCTCCTCCATGAAGGAGGACTCTTCCCCAAGTGGCTCAACCACCACTAGACTTCAGCCAATGGCTCAACTGCCACACTATACTCCGCCCGGGTGGCATAGCTGTCACCCGTCGCTGTCAGCCACAATACACCACCACCAACATCtagatggttctctccagctaaGGAGAAGCATCTCTGATCTATCAGTTGATCTAACTTTATCGTCGAAACCTACTCCCAAGGCATAGTCATTGGGACAGTTCTAACAGCCTTGTTTGTTGTGACCTCGCAGATCCTCTCTGGCACAGAAGCACACTCTGAGAGCAGGTGGTCGGAGTTCTATGTCACATCAATATACAAacacatattttacaaaaaaaaatgaatacaaacaattattttattataaatacatttgtatacaaacacatttataaaaaaaaaacctaaaaaacaCATATTTCTTAAtaaacgtgtatatatatatatatatatatacacacacacacacacacacaaacacaaatatgtgtgtatctatatttttttcaaaaatcatgtttgtacacattttttttataaaaacgtatttgaataattttttatataatatgtgtttatatatattttatatataaagtgTTTGAATAAAAATGCATTTATTATAAAGtaggtgtttatatatatatatatatatatatatatatatatatatatatatatatatatacgcgtTTACTATGAAATaagtgtttgtatatatatatatatatatatatatatatatatatatatatatatatatatatatatatatatatatatatatatattataatatgtgtttgtatacaaatgtatttataataaaataagtatttgtatacatttttttttataaatacagatttgtatatatttatgtacttATGAAAATACCAATTTTTATAAATAggtatttcatatacaaaaaaagattaatttatatagaaaatataagattttttatgtgaaaatatgtttttttataaatatgattctaTAAAGAAAAAATGTAATGGAAacaaaattttgagaaaaaaaaagttgtaaaaatacTAAAGTTACGATGAATTAatgataaaattctaaaatttagaCCAAAAGGGTAAAATTTGGACAAAGTTTGTAATAAAATGTAAAATTTGGACCAAAAGTGTACATTTTGGTCCAAATTTGTAATAAGTTTTGAAATataggccaaaaatgtaatttttgaaaattggatGACCTGATGACTAGGTAAAAGGGTCAAATTGAATACAATTATCATTTTTTGGgatttaattgaataaaaaagtaataaaaattaAATCGATTATAAAGTCAATATGTAAGAACTTTATTACAGTTTTTACCAAATTCTAAATCACGAAATACAAAGAAATTGTTCAAAAGACATTAAATATATGTAATTTGGAAATGATTTTGAAGAGTGACTAGTGTTGTCGGCGCAAAGAAAAAGATAAGAATAACGAttgcattttttaaaaaaataaataacaataaaacaTTATCGGTTATAAATTAATACTTAGATTAATATATggtaatatttaaataattattaaattaaatatatattaaagttaaacGGGTTGGTGTGTTAAAACAGGTCGATAACTTTTACCCAacctaatttatttaattaaatgggttagaCGTGTTGACATATTTAACCTAAATAGGTtgaaaatctcaacccaaccTGTTATTTTTGGTTGGGTTCAGGTTGGGTTGGTTGGTTGGGTCGATTTTTACCAGCTCTATCGGTATGGATTGCTTATGGGTTAAATGACTGCTCTTTGTTTCTTACGTACTGAGTTGTTATAACCGGGTCGGTATTGGGCTCATTGACCGACCCGGGTACACCATTAGTATGAACACATAGATTTCTGTTGAATGAAGTTTTTAACGTTAAATAATCTTCTCAAAGCTTGTTTTCAATAAAGCGGGGACAAATTCGATGAGTGATGCAATTTCATTCACGTATTTAAGAACAATATGAAcaaaataatttcaaagtaaCGGTTCCTTGGATCAAGGAAAATTAGTCTGGTTTGTCTGTTCATCGTATTCCTATATAAAGAGTTATAATTGCATGGTCTACTTCATCATCCATTCATCCGTACAATCATCAGAACAAAATTAACCACACTTAAGAGCTTGAATAAAGATGATGAAGCATGAAACCGTTGTTCTGATAGTAGGAGCAGGACCTGCGGGACTTGCAACATCTGCATGTCTCAATCTTCTCTCTATTCCAAATGTCATTTTGGAAAGGGATGATTGTTATGCATCTTTATGGCAAAAGAAGGCTTACGATTGTTTGAAGCTTCACTTAGCTAAAAACTTTTGTGAACTCCCTCACATGCCATTTCCAGTTTCAGCACCCACATTTGTACCCAAATATACGTTTGTTCAATACTTACATAAGTATGTTACTGAATTCAATGTGGATCCATTGTACAATCGTAATGTCGAGAGTGCATGGTATGACAGGGTTACAAAGAGATGGGTTGTTAAAGCCAAAAATGGGGTTTCAGGTCTTGTGGAAGAGTATGTCGGAGAGTTTCTTGTGGTGGCAACAGGTGAAAACAGTGAAGGATATATCCCTAGTGTTAATGGTTTAGATAGCTTCACAGGGTCAATCATACACTCTAGTGAATATGAAAATGGAAAGAAATTTGGATACAAAAATGTGCTTGTTGTTGGTGCTGGAAATTCTGGCATGGAAATCGCTTATGATTTGTTCAACTGGGGTGCCCAAACGTCGATTGTTGTTCGTAGCCCTGTAAGTACTTTCTCTTTTTTCCATGTTATCTTACGTTCATTCATCTAAAGGTTCTCCCACTCGGTGTTTGAATATGCACTTGTGATATACTATAATTGGATTTTAAAATGCATTAATTTCATGTATTTTTAATGGTTTATTGTTGTGACAGGTACATGTCCTTACAAAGGAGCTAGTGCAACTCGGGATGTATTTACTGAAATATCTTTCGTGTAGTTTTGTGGATAAAATTGTTTTAATGTTTAGTAAGTTGTTGTATGGAGATCTTTGTAAACATGGAATACATAGGCCAACAAAAGGGCCATTTTATCTTAAACGTGAAACTGGAAGATCACCCGTTATTGATGTTGGAACAGTTGCAAGGATCAAAACGAGAGACATTGAGGTAAACCTTGTTATATATCTTCTTTTAATATCAAATTCATAACAGTTTAAACAATGACTAACTTTTATGATATGTTCTTTGTGTCATAAGGTGATGAAGTCAATTGAAGAGATAAAAGGTGATCAAATCAAGTTTTCAAATGGTCAAGAGAAACGATTTGATGCCATAGTCTTTGCTACTGGTTTTACAAGCAATGTGAGGAAATGGCTTAAGGTATATATCTAATGTGATTAGATTTATATTTACTTACGATTTTGTTTATGGTTAATCCAAATTTTTTTGGTTTGATTTAGCATGATGGAGGGTTGTTTAATGAAAAAGGAATGCCACATCTTAAGAGCCCGAATCGTTGGAAAGGGGAACATGGTCTTTACTGTGTAGGATTTGCAAGTGCTGGATTGTTCGGTATTTCAAATGATGCAAAGAATATTGCTAATGATATCTCCCAAATTGCTAAAAAGAAGTAAGCATTTATCAGGAGAACGAAGCTTTAAATGTATATTTGTATTGGACAATGTACTAATTTAATGATTTAGTACTGAACCAAATGTTTACTTTCTTTTACGACGTATTAATATTATAGGGTAATTTTGTTGATTATGTCTTTATGGAAAGTTACGTAATTTATTTCtatatttttatgaaatttataaaaaagaaATGCAAATATCCTTTAATGcaaaatttgaatttgaattttttttggaaacaaaGAAATATATTAAAGCAAAAAGCAACCCGGGGAGCTGGAAACTACAACCGGGttgaaaaacaaacaaaatacaaAGAACAAAATTAAATATGGTTTAGGCCAAGCAACACCATTCAGCCCACTCACAATTAGGGGCGTTCAAAAATATCCTTATTCGAAATACGATTAGAAAAATCCGGAATCCGAAACAAAattatccgaaaattcggatatccgatttTTCGGATTCGGATACGGATAATAGCTTTAAGAATTTTCGGATATATCCGaaatccaatatatatatatatatatatatatatatatatatatatatatatatatatatatatatatatatatatatatatatatatgattttttttgtttttgatttctATATTTTTGcaattatttaaatgtaatagGTTGCTACttatattttagttttcaagcGTCCATATGCCTTTCATAATTGTATAATTTGTCATACAACAAAAACCAAGCATTCTTATCTATAATTCGAGTTTGAAGTTGGTGGTTTTGTGTTTAGCGTATATAACTCGTATCAGTTGTGCTGGAGCTAGGGCTTCATTTACATCGTCATCGGCTTGCAGGTGAAGACGATACACGTGTTCTCCTCTCCTTTGCATGACCGTTATTTGGCTCCAATCTAAGCGTCACCGCCTCTTTCAACCTAGAACACAGACTTCCCCTTTTTCTTCCGTTACCATCTGTTTCTCCACCGATTCTTCATTTTTGCTATTCTAATCCTCGAATTTCCGTTGGATTCTATTGATCCTCAAATTTGCGTCTTCTCTGCTTTTTTGTTCATTGTATCTTTATCTCCTCTTGAATCCATGAAATGAACAGTTCACGTCTCCGATGAACTCCACAAATCAATTCTTCCTAAACATTTAGGTTAGTGAAAGCAGCGGTATGAATACAAGGTTTTAGCCGATTTCCTCATTTGATTCAGCGACACCACAATCTCCAATTAACATGCTTCACGATGACGAAGACGAAGAACAACGACTACTCCAGATATATATGAAACACTTTCCCTTCAGAAGAAGCTTTCGTTTTTCTATAAACGAAATACACTTCGCTTTCCATGTTGTCTCCTACTAAAATCTCGATGTTCTTCGACATATCACTATCGATTTAGGGTTCGGCCTCTATACCATTGCCAATGTTCACTTGCAGTTTGCACAGCGGATCAGAATTAGAGCGTTCTCACAATTTCCTAATTCATGGCTTAAGTGATTGATTCCACCATAGAAACTCGCCGCCTTTCAACTCAATGAACTTTCCACATCTTCATCTCCTAATCTCCAAAAAAACATTCTCGATTCTATCTCTCGAACAGTTATGTGTATGTGGATGTGTGTGTCGGTTATGAAATGAAGTCACACAGGATTGATTTTACTTTTTTGGGGTATGTACATATAAAGCTCCTAAGAGCATCTCCACTCACTCCCATTTTTCATTATTTCCTCCATTTCTTCCCCCATTCTTCTCCAACCCTATCCCATTTATTCCCCCGGagaaatgaatagtataacacaatatttggtgttatactattcatttcccCCAAAATGGGGATGAACTTTGAATTGTCGATTTTAGTccctatttttttatatttatacatttctggttttttatctactaattataatttaaatgtaatatttaatacttataatattgtgttatatattaattaattatatatttgtttatcaaattcatattaaattttaaatacatattgaaattttaaaacacgataacatattttacaaaagcttataattaagtattataaaaatattattatttatttaatattattgtaatgaaaaaaatatagattatatatttgttaaaaccaaattaaTAGAATGGGTGTTTGACAATTTATATAAGTTTGAATAATGGAATATACTTTTTAGGGgtaaaattgggtaaaaaatagAGTAGATGGTGGTGACGTAACTTAACATTAGAGCGAGAAGCCGATGAACAGTAACCTGCTCTGTCGGTTACTGTTCATAAGCACACcccctttaatatatatatatatatatatatatatatatatatatatatatatatatatatatactagtagtATACCCGCGCAATGTAGCGAGCGTCCTATAGGGACTATGAATAGTTTTTTTTTGGTAACTAATTTGGTTTTAGCCAATAGTTTTTGTTACGGTTATTAAGATTTAGGATTTATAGTTTATACCAATTTCTATTTGTGTTCTAATGGCCTGATTGTCATTAAACCTAATCGTGGAGTGAGTTCTCGTAATTAAACCTAATCGTTAGTTTAAGGTGAGCAACTATTTGTCTATTTATATTTGTTTAACAACTCAATGGTTAAGTTTAATGGTCGAGGGTTGAAAGTATGAAAAAAGATTTTAGGGTATCAAACAAAACACTGTAACGAAAATTGTATTAAGTACTTATTTTTAGGGTAAGTTAATATATTGAATGATTAACCATTATTATAAATGGTTTACTCTTGACGAGAACTTTTCTTAAAATGTATATTTTGCTTCCAAAAAATAAGCTTACATGAGCAACAcattatattataatatttttataatattaagaTTAATTATTATTCTTTGTATTGGATATTATCTTTTTATTATATCctttaaaaactataaataaaaaataaatattaattacttttatatatatgtatatatatattaattattattaacaaaataaagTGTAAAAAAAAGACATTGACATGAAATATTTTGGGTTTCATGAGTTTATTTCTATATATTATTGAATGAGTATAATATTATGTTTTTAAATGGCAAGTTTTATgatattttattatcaaaaataaACTACAAAGAGAATTTGAAAattcaaaagaaaataataattaataagcaTCGTGTAAATGAAAGGACCAATTTCCtattagtctttattattttattgtattttttcgAGATCTTATATATCAAAACTTATTATGAACTCACATTAATAAGTTTAAGTGTAAAGTATGAAAAAGTTTTTCCCTATACATTTCATCCTCATCTTCATTATTTTAAATAACTATTGTTCCATCATGAACAcctttaaattttctatttttatgtataatatacatttcttttttaaaaaaaaaaattagatttaATCCCTACTCTTTCACATTACTTAGTGGTTTGTTATAAATTTATTGTTTTTGTCTTGTTAAGATGTAAGTTacacatattttttattttcaaataaataaatcaCTTGAgacatttatataaaaataagaaatttAACTTATAAGAAATGGAAACAATATAATCttcactaggtgtaagacccatgtattacatgggtttaattaaaaaaaaatataaaattttaataatttgaaaagtttgaatttataaaaaaaatgagaaaaatttgaattattaaaattagtgagactttaatgtattgaatacattacatatataaactttttctaataaatattttacatatatattaccttagacattaaatgtggaattttaatttaataaaataaaaaatacaataaaatgacaagtggaaaataaaaattttaaaaattctagaaaatgccatgtgtccaaatgaatgagaagaggacatgtggcaaaaaaccttcatttattatagtagatttgtTACGCTTAAAATTATAAAAAGATTCAAAAACTAAGATTGCCAAAAACATATGGTGTATGTCGACGATTAATTAACATTGTATATTATTGAAACCAATAATTTAATtacaaaaataaatgataaacTAAGAGGTACAAATTAGATATCTAAAAATACacaaattattcattaaaacatAAAACTCTTTTTTATATCTTCTATATAATTTAAACATTCATAAACATCACAAAATACATCAAAATTCAAGGTGTGCAAAATATAATTACGTCCAATATTGGAGTTTTCCACCCAATGATGgtattttgaaaaaatatttaCATAAGTCTTGCTGTTTCAAAACTATTTAAAAAAGTATGGCAAATTGTGTTTTTATATGGGTCCAacttattttaaaagaaaataaaaactaaacaAAACCATGTTTTTTCGAAAAGATTAACTTTCATGCAGGAGAGAAGGATTTCGTCGGCGGCACTACATATGATGATGTCAGGGGTCATCACCGTGGGAGGTTATCCAAAAAAAATACAGAGGAAAAGAGCATGTGTATGATCTTCTGTGGTTCTTATTCTCTCTTACAGGCTCCTTATCGTGAGCAATGGCAGCTCCTAATAGTATGGGTTAATTTTAGTTCCTATGATCGGAATAACAATTGTTTCTTGCCATGCTAATTACAGTTTTGGTGCGTGAATTGACGGTTTCCAGCCATCAACATTTTTCCGACAGCAAAACTCTGATAAAGAAATTACAATTGCAGAATACTCATAACCaaaaaatgttaaacaaaaacacTACGGGTTGCATCAATGGAAGGTCTAGGACTACTATAGGATTAGCACTACCAGAAGAAACATCTATCTCTTAATTTGCATTTCTATAATTCTCATACAAGTAGCATTAGGAGGTCTACAAAGAACATTCCTTCAATAAACATCACAAAACTGTCATGATTAAATGATTAATAGACGTCATATCCCaattaaaaaaaaagaacaaatttcattatgtattaaaaaaaaaagaacaaatttcattATGTATTGTACTTATTAGATACAAGCGATGATGGCATCTCTAGAGAGTGTCTTCTTGTTTTTTATGCACTGATCAGTAGTAATCAAGGAAGAGGGAGATGGAGGGATTTGTGGTCTGGTTTAACAATAAAAATGATGAATACTCTAACGATAGAGAAAACATAAGAAGGCCATGGAATAAGAGGAAGATGAAGGGACCGGCGGTCCAGTTTCTTTACTTATTTTTgtgatataaaaattaaaaaatattggtAAACATATTGGAAACTAACATATATTGGTAATTTTCATACAAGTAGCATTAGTAGTTCTACAAAGAACATTCCTTCAATAAACATCACAAAACTGGCATGATTAAATGATTAATAGACGTTAtatttcaattaaaaaaataaaaagaacaaatttcattATGTATTGTAACCCATTAGATGTAGGAGATGATGGCTTCTTCGGATCCCCAATGTCTTCTTGTTTTTTATGCACCGATCAGTAGTAATTAAGGAAGAGGGAGATACAGGGATTGGTGGTCCAGTTTAACAACAAAAATGATGAATACTCTGATGATGGAGAAAACATAAAACGGCGATGGAATAGGAGGAGGATAAAGGGACCACCGGTCGAGTTTCTTTACCTATTTTTGTAATATAAAACTTAAAAGATATTGGTTCAAAACTATTTCACTGTTTTTTGGTAAATATATTGGAAAATACCATATATTGGTAAATAATTTTTATGTTTACTATGATTTGGTAAAAAGAACTCGACGGAATCATGTATTTGAAACTACTAAAAAAAACTCGACGAAATCATCTTGTATAATGGTGGAGGTGGTGGCCGACAATGGTGGTGGTTGTGGAGGTTATCGGTTGAAATATATTAGGGATTCAAGAGCGTGGAAAGAGTTTGTAAAGAGATATTAGGGTTAGAAGGTTTGAGAGTATGGATGAATGAGGTTTAGGGTTAATAAAATACTTTCATGGATTATATAGTGTGTTGTATAAGTTTTTGATTGGCCAAATGTCTTTCATATAGATCAACATTATCTTTTAACCATAACCATTTTTAATCATAACCATCAAATATAATCTAATGGTTAAAAATCTACCTGCTTGTTTTAAGACTTTAGTCTTATAATTTAAAGGAccccacaatatatatatatatatatatatatatatatatatatatatatatatatatatatagagagagagagagagagagagagagagattataaaGTAGTATATATTAATGAAAACACTTTACCGAAAATTGTATTAAATACTTATTTTTAGGGTAACTTAATATAGTGAATGATTAACGATCATTATAAATGGTTTACTCTTGACGAGAACTTTCCTTTAAAGGTATAATTTGCTTTCAAAAAATAAGCTTACATGAGCAACAcattatattataatatttttatagtAATAAGATTTATTATTATTCTTTGTATTGGATACTATTATTTTTTATATCCTTTAAAAGctataaataaaaaagaaatattaattacttttatatatattataattattatcaacaaaaaaattgtaaaaagaCATTAACATGAAAATATTTTAGGTTTCATGAGTTTGTTTCTATTATACCCCCAAACCGAAACAGTAAAAATGTTCGGGGGCGAAGGATGTCAtgtgcagtatcacaacaaatgtataatagtaatcaaagtaaacaacaaCCAATACattgataaaacaatatttacATTGTGTTCAAACATTGTTTGTATGACACCAAAAGTGTATAGCAAAAGTATAAAAGATGCGACTCTATaaagctccgtcttctcgaaAACCtgtgggtgtacctgtctactggttccctgagaatacaagtgattttgaaagtgtatcaacaattaagttggtgagttcataagtattttgttttATAAGTCTTTCTTGAAATCATGTAAATGATAGGGAGttctcccagaaaatcctatatttttctgTAGTGAATGTAATGtagtcttaggccttaagaccaaaAAGTATGTATATTAGTGTACGCTGTAATAGTGTACTGGCAGTTTTATTAGTGAATGAAACCATATGAGTAATTATTTTCTCAAAAATGTACTGAAACTAGAAAAGCGGTATATCCTAGTCATGTTTGTATGAAACACCTTTTGTATATGTGCCTGGAATTCACCAGTTGTAGTGTGAAATAGTGTAATGCAGtcttattattaaaataaaacccTTGAAGTAGTGTTAGCCCCTTAAACAATGGTTTAGTTGATACTATTGTGGTtttcttataaccatgctaaaatgACTAGTGGCCTCCACGACATTCTTCAGgtgtcggaatgttatgacatttgtcaccccaggcctaccggcctaactgtagctaacagttaaggtgcgggattgtcagtcccgtatagatctatacacaaattcacgctctccctcaagAAGACTCTAGTTATAATTTATAGGACTTTAACATGTACTCTAGTGGGTACAATGAAGTAGTGCTTCACAATCCTGTATTAGCTAGTTTACGTATAGTGTtatagtgttctcttgtactttAAAATGTATGTATTACCATGTAGTAGTGTAATTataatgtaaaataattatacttaaataattattatagTAGTGTATCCATGAAATAGTGAAATAGCGTGTATGTTCTATAAACCATACCTGCTATAGTTTATATAGTTATTTCTTGTATAGTGTTTTGAACTTAGTAGAATAGCGTAGTgcttcccaaactatacctattatagtttgtatgtatgttcttgtaacaATTCTTAAATTTAGAAAGTAGTGTAGTGTtctccaaactatacctattatagtttatatgtatgttatgtttgTAATGAAAATATTTCTGAAAAATTCTCctttgctcagcatgttacaaaggTTTAAAGttttatagtcatatatatagggcatatatAATTGAAATTAAAAATACAGTCGGACAAGTGAATTTTCcataagcccaaaaccaaacaaggaacatgagttaAGGCGAAAACACCAATCATAAGCCTGTtgaatctcatatatatatatatatatatatatatatatatatatatatatatatatatatatatatatatatatatatagaaagagagagagctaggttccaATGTGGATTGATATCTATTGTATGAACGTGTGGACAATGCTATTAtatgagaatgacaaagaaaatatattgtttgataatatgaatacgtttaATCTTACATAACTACTGTTATTATcatacattctcactaattaaatcatatataATGTTATTAtagacttattattattattctcattctgtcataATATTTATTGTGTCGTATTCTGTAAgactgaaaatgagtgaaaaacaatgtgtgagaacaaaaatgaataagaattagtgagaatgcaaGAAAATGACGATAGTTGtgtgaggttgaacgtattcacattactaaacaacttattctcttagtaattctcatagaatagcaCTATCCACACATCcgcacaatagttgtccatccacattataacctagccatatatatatatatatatatatatatatatatatatatatatatatatatatatatatatatatatatatatatatatatatatatatgatgttttGGTAAAAACAATAGTTGAAAACAGTTGAAATAATTTGAAACGTCTGAAATAGTTAGAAAGTCTTTGgatgttaacacaaattttaattgtattatacttgtattcccccccccccctcccccgcccccctaaaaacttggaaaaatagtgaaaacgtagaggtatgaactcacctcgaatgtaagTTCGTGTTTGGATGCGAAGTGGTAGCGATGATCCACGGGTTAGAACCCGCGTACATTGTCGTgtcctaataataattatacatgatatcgtatttaaattaataagatattaatttaaataaactaaataaTAAATTAAGTGTTAGAAAACACTTAATTATGTAAGAAATACTTACAAAAAGTGTTAGGAATTAATTGAGGAGGTTTCTTGGCGTTTTCGGTGTTTTTGGGGGTTTTCGGAGTGATATGAATGTTTggtagtgttcttggtgttcttgaggaaaacttgaagatttgaatattgttcttggtgttcttggtggaatTATGAAGATCTAGGCAATATTCTATGAA encodes:
- the LOC111903068 gene encoding probable indole-3-pyruvate monooxygenase YUCCA11; protein product: MMKHETVVLIVGAGPAGLATSACLNLLSIPNVILERDDCYASLWQKKAYDCLKLHLAKNFCELPHMPFPVSAPTFVPKYTFVQYLHKYVTEFNVDPLYNRNVESAWYDRVTKRWVVKAKNGVSGLVEEYVGEFLVVATGENSEGYIPSVNGLDSFTGSIIHSSEYENGKKFGYKNVLVVGAGNSGMEIAYDLFNWGAQTSIVVRSPVHVLTKELVQLGMYLLKYLSCSFVDKIVLMFSKLLYGDLCKHGIHRPTKGPFYLKRETGRSPVIDVGTVARIKTRDIEVMKSIEEIKGDQIKFSNGQEKRFDAIVFATGFTSNVRKWLKHDGGLFNEKGMPHLKSPNRWKGEHGLYCVGFASAGLFGISNDAKNIANDISQIAKKKGDGTPDQYLLAKLKHVKKGLKKWRVVDHPKEELELRKHKEVMDKLDLVTEIRSLTTAEREKRRDSFKRVSELEKYKVLDIKQKSRIKWAVDGDENMRFFHGYVNNNNRKNRIEGLMINGSWCTDPGVIKAESFSFFAEKFKEKWPSRPKLVSRHFKSILPTENIMLETPFTLEEIKEAVWACRNEKAPRPDGNSSFISLIPKVKDPIVLSDFRPISLIGSIYKIIAKILAHRIKKVLGSCIDEVQSAYVSGRNILDGPLVVNEICSWAKTLKVSPSTTWAAAITGLHALNSNLEGYYANNKLPGVWKNIAGVRKELMKKEIAIERILKKQPYGHENFWTYSLTSDGSFTIKALRKV